A portion of the Parasedimentitalea marina genome contains these proteins:
- a CDS encoding GNAT family N-acetyltransferase, which produces MIRLRHMHAHEFSGYLAYFIPDYAAEISSNYDVDPETARRRAEQDVTADLGQGVDSPGQDLFCIVMEHETENPVVGYFWCKPGPKGGSVFISDFCILPLYRGMGYGKRALAALEATYADAGYLDIKLRVAADNDKAQRLYLGTGFQTTGINMRKPLRQT; this is translated from the coding sequence ATGATACGTCTTCGCCACATGCATGCGCATGAGTTCTCGGGCTATCTTGCCTATTTCATCCCCGACTATGCGGCGGAAATTTCGTCCAATTACGATGTCGATCCCGAGACTGCGCGCCGACGGGCTGAGCAAGACGTCACGGCGGATCTGGGGCAGGGTGTTGATAGTCCCGGGCAGGACTTATTTTGCATCGTGATGGAGCATGAAACAGAGAACCCGGTTGTCGGGTATTTTTGGTGTAAACCCGGGCCCAAGGGCGGATCCGTTTTCATCAGCGATTTTTGCATATTACCGCTCTATCGAGGCATGGGCTACGGCAAACGGGCACTGGCGGCACTCGAGGCGACATATGCCGATGCCGGCTATCTGGACATAAAACTGCGTGTGGCGGCGGACAACGACAAGGCGCAGCGTTTGTACTTGGGGACCGGGTTTCAGACAACGGGCATCAACATGAGAAAACCCCTAAGGCAAACCTGA
- the smpB gene encoding SsrA-binding protein SmpB — protein sequence MAQTKSDPNYKVIAENRRARYDYAIADDLECGIILEGSEVKSARVGGTNIAESYAAVEDGELWLVNSYIAPYERAQTFKHLERRRRKLLVSRKQMSNLWNATQRKGMTLVPLVMYFNHKGLVKIKIGIAKGKQNHDKRATEAKRDWSRQKSRLMKDHS from the coding sequence ATGGCCCAGACAAAATCAGACCCGAATTACAAAGTTATCGCTGAAAATCGCCGCGCGCGGTATGATTATGCGATTGCTGACGATCTGGAATGCGGCATCATCCTGGAGGGGTCCGAGGTCAAAAGCGCCCGGGTTGGTGGCACAAACATCGCTGAAAGTTATGCCGCAGTTGAAGATGGCGAGCTGTGGTTGGTGAATTCTTACATCGCGCCCTATGAACGGGCCCAGACCTTCAAACATCTTGAGCGTCGCCGCCGTAAGCTGCTGGTGTCGCGCAAGCAGATGTCAAACCTGTGGAATGCCACTCAGCGCAAGGGCATGACCCTGGTGCCGCTGGTGATGTACTTTAACCACAAGGGGCTGGTGAAGATTAAGATCGGCATCGCCAAGGGTAAGCAGAACCACGACAAACGCGCCACAGAGGCGAAACGTGACTGGTCGCGGCAGAAATCGCGGCTGATGAAAGATCACAGCTAA
- a CDS encoding DMT family transporter: METFRGSLLMVLAMAGFALEDMFLKSASQSLPVGQLLVVFGLGGMIIFMIMARAQGQRMLHPAICTRPMVLRSVAEVTGRLGYTLAIALTPLSSASAILQATPLVVAAGAVVFFGEQVGWRRWVAIAIGFCGVLLVLRPGVSGFEPASIFAVIGTLGFAGRDLATRAAPRSMSNNQLGIYGFAMLVVAGGVALGWTGGASWPSPQVWGQLGAATVIGVIAYNALTGAMRSGEISVVAPFRYTRLVFAMVLGVLVFGERPDVWTLVGSVVIVGSGMFTVLRERYARHPD, from the coding sequence ATGGAGACATTTCGGGGCAGTCTGTTGATGGTGCTGGCGATGGCTGGCTTTGCATTGGAGGATATGTTTCTTAAATCCGCCAGCCAATCGCTACCGGTTGGGCAGCTCCTGGTTGTTTTCGGTCTGGGCGGTATGATCATTTTTATGATCATGGCGCGTGCGCAAGGGCAGCGCATGTTGCACCCGGCTATTTGCACGCGTCCGATGGTGTTGCGTTCTGTGGCGGAGGTCACTGGTCGGCTTGGGTATACTTTGGCGATAGCTTTGACCCCCCTGTCGTCGGCCTCGGCGATATTGCAGGCAACCCCATTGGTGGTTGCAGCCGGGGCAGTGGTCTTTTTTGGGGAACAGGTTGGGTGGCGGCGTTGGGTGGCCATCGCAATTGGGTTTTGTGGCGTCTTATTGGTGTTGCGCCCCGGGGTAAGCGGCTTTGAGCCTGCCTCGATCTTTGCAGTGATTGGTACCCTGGGGTTTGCCGGGCGAGATCTGGCCACCCGCGCCGCGCCGCGCTCTATGTCGAACAATCAGCTGGGCATTTATGGCTTCGCCATGCTTGTCGTCGCGGGCGGAGTGGCCTTGGGTTGGACAGGTGGGGCCAGTTGGCCAAGCCCGCAGGTTTGGGGGCAACTGGGTGCCGCCACGGTGATTGGGGTTATTGCCTATAACGCCCTGACCGGCGCAATGCGGTCAGGTGAAATTTCGGTGGTGGCGCCATTTCGCTATACGCGACTAGTGTTTGCCATGGTGCTGGGCGTGCTGGTGTTTGGCGAGCGCCCGGATGTCTGGACCCTGGTGGGCAGTGTTGTGATTGTTGGCAGCGGAATGTTCACCGTTTTGCGAGAACGCTATGCGCGCCATCCTGACTAG
- a CDS encoding helix-turn-helix domain-containing protein — MSEETITLNLREIRAESGLSLSKAAALTGVSKAMLGQIERGESSPTIATLWKIAKGFHLPLTALIDEAERTVGQAGEVFKTVQFPGSISVKIVFPYDPDLRAETFHVSLHPGQSHESQPHDHGVTEEVFVLDGEMEVLRTGEWVPVSTGQGLRFAADQPHGYRSGQTGATFLNMHHYRHAVMSQGKP; from the coding sequence ATGAGCGAAGAGACGATCACCCTTAACCTGCGCGAAATACGTGCTGAATCGGGTCTCAGCCTGTCCAAGGCAGCGGCGCTGACCGGGGTCAGCAAGGCGATGCTGGGCCAGATTGAGCGCGGCGAATCAAGCCCGACCATTGCGACACTGTGGAAGATCGCCAAGGGGTTTCACCTGCCGTTGACCGCCTTGATAGACGAGGCCGAGCGGACAGTGGGTCAGGCCGGAGAGGTTTTTAAAACGGTTCAGTTCCCCGGAAGTATCTCGGTCAAAATTGTATTTCCCTATGATCCCGACCTGAGGGCCGAGACGTTTCATGTGAGCCTGCATCCGGGTCAAAGCCACGAATCCCAGCCCCATGATCATGGCGTCACCGAAGAAGTCTTTGTTCTGGATGGCGAGATGGAGGTGCTGCGCACAGGGGAATGGGTGCCAGTGTCTACCGGGCAGGGGCTGCGGTTCGCAGCGGATCAACCACATGGATACCGAAGTGGTCAGACCGGGGCCACGTTTCTGAACATGCACCACTATCGCCACGCCGTTATGTCGCAGGGCAAACCGTGA
- a CDS encoding benzoate/H(+) symporter BenE family transporter produces the protein MLKRLKLSHLVAGAIAVLVGYTSSVAIIFQAIEAVGATQAQANSWLVALGLGMGLTSLGLSLWFRMPILTAWSTPGAALLAIGLKDVPIDQAIGAFVFCGALLTLTGLTGWFERLSKLIPDTLANALLAGILFQFGLSAFAALNDDTALVALMGACFLAGRLWFPRYTIPVVLLIGCLWAGVSGSFGDMQQLNLSLSLPEPVLPSFSLPVLIGVGLPLYIVTMCSQNMPGVVALRAAGYQPPVSASLTVTGLTSLLLAPFGGYAFNLAAITAAICAGPEADDDPKTRFLASATAGVLYCCVGLGGATVISLFLIAPKALVATIAGLALLSTIGNSLSHALSDSQNREAALITFMTTVSGISFFGIGAAFWALVIGLIVNQLLTTRPTNHPTTTASQTR, from the coding sequence ATGCTCAAGCGGCTCAAACTGTCCCATCTGGTCGCCGGGGCGATCGCGGTTCTGGTTGGCTATACCAGTTCGGTTGCGATCATTTTCCAGGCCATCGAAGCCGTCGGCGCGACCCAGGCCCAGGCCAACAGCTGGCTGGTTGCCCTTGGCCTGGGGATGGGACTGACCAGTCTTGGCCTATCCCTGTGGTTCCGGATGCCGATCCTGACCGCATGGTCCACCCCCGGCGCGGCACTGCTGGCAATTGGCCTTAAGGATGTGCCGATAGATCAGGCCATCGGTGCCTTTGTCTTTTGCGGCGCATTGCTGACGCTGACCGGCCTGACTGGCTGGTTCGAGCGCCTCTCAAAACTGATCCCTGACACATTGGCCAATGCGCTGCTGGCGGGCATTTTGTTCCAGTTTGGCCTGTCCGCCTTTGCCGCCCTAAACGACGACACCGCACTTGTTGCCCTGATGGGGGCTTGTTTCCTGGCCGGGCGGCTTTGGTTCCCCCGCTACACCATTCCCGTTGTCTTGCTCATCGGCTGCCTTTGGGCCGGAGTCTCGGGATCCTTTGGCGACATGCAGCAATTAAACCTGAGCCTCAGCCTGCCCGAGCCTGTCTTGCCCAGCTTCTCGCTTCCGGTGCTGATCGGCGTTGGCCTGCCACTCTATATTGTCACCATGTGCTCGCAGAACATGCCCGGCGTGGTGGCCCTGCGCGCGGCCGGGTATCAGCCACCGGTTTCCGCCAGCCTGACAGTCACCGGTCTCACCTCGCTTTTGCTGGCGCCATTTGGCGGCTATGCCTTCAACCTTGCTGCCATCACAGCTGCCATCTGCGCCGGACCTGAGGCCGACGACGATCCGAAAACCCGCTTCCTGGCCAGTGCCACCGCCGGCGTTTTGTATTGTTGTGTCGGTCTGGGCGGCGCCACCGTGATCAGCCTGTTCCTGATCGCCCCCAAAGCACTGGTTGCCACCATAGCTGGCCTTGCCCTGCTTTCGACCATCGGCAACAGCCTGTCCCACGCGCTGTCTGACAGTCAAAACCGCGAAGCGGCGCTGATCACCTTTATGACCACAGTTTCCGGCATCAGCTTTTTCGGCATCGGCGCCGCCTTCTGGGCACTGGTGATTGGATTGATCGTCAACCAGCTGCTTACCACCCGACCAACAAACCATCCGACAACCACCGCATCGCAAACACGCTAA
- the ilvD gene encoding dihydroxy-acid dehydratase yields the protein MPFYRSRTSTHGRNMAGARGLWRATGMTDSDFGKPIIAIVNSFTQFVPGHVHLKDLGQMVAREVEAAGGVAKEFNTIAVDDGIAMGHDGMLYSLPSREIIADSVEYMVNAHCADAMVCISNCDKITPGMMMAAMRLNIPVIFVSGGPMEAGKIDIEDLEMTKIDLVDAMVAAASETMTDAQVQHIEENACPTCGSCSGMFTANSMNCLAEALGLALPGNGSTLATHADRKHLFLEAGRKIVEITKRHYEGEEKGLLPRDIATFDAFENAMSLDIAMGGSTNTVLHLLAIAHEGEVDFTMTDMDRLSRQVPCLCKVAPNTENVHMEDIHRAGGIFSILGELSRAGLLHNDVSTVHTSTMGEAIAKWDIKVANNPEAEKLFKAAPGGVRTTQAFSTENRFKELDTDREGGVIRSKEHAFSQDGGLAVLFGNIALDGCIVKTAGVDASILQFTGSAYVCESQDQAVSDILTGKVKAGDVVVIRYEGPRGGPGMQEMLYPTSYLKSKGLGKDCALLTDGRFSGGTSGLSIGHVSPEAAEGGTIGLVEHGDKIEIDIPNRSIHLAVSEDVLAERRKVLDDNGWVPAKPRKRKVSTALKAYAKLATSAAKGAVRQVD from the coding sequence ATGCCATTTTACCGTTCAAGAACTTCGACCCATGGCCGCAACATGGCCGGCGCCCGCGGATTGTGGCGCGCCACAGGCATGACCGATAGCGATTTCGGCAAGCCCATCATCGCCATCGTCAACTCCTTCACCCAGTTTGTACCGGGCCACGTTCACCTGAAGGACCTGGGCCAGATGGTCGCGCGTGAAGTCGAAGCCGCCGGTGGCGTCGCCAAAGAATTCAACACCATCGCGGTAGATGACGGCATCGCCATGGGCCATGACGGCATGCTGTATTCGCTGCCCTCGCGCGAAATCATCGCCGACTCGGTTGAATACATGGTCAACGCCCATTGTGCCGATGCCATGGTCTGCATCTCGAACTGTGACAAGATCACGCCCGGCATGATGATGGCCGCCATGCGTCTGAACATCCCGGTGATCTTTGTCTCTGGCGGCCCGATGGAGGCCGGCAAGATCGACATCGAAGACCTTGAAATGACAAAGATCGATCTGGTCGACGCCATGGTTGCCGCCGCCAGCGAAACCATGACCGACGCGCAGGTCCAGCACATCGAAGAAAACGCCTGCCCCACTTGCGGGTCGTGCTCGGGCATGTTCACCGCCAACTCGATGAACTGCCTGGCCGAAGCGCTGGGTCTGGCGCTGCCGGGCAATGGCTCCACTCTGGCCACCCACGCAGACCGCAAGCACCTGTTTCTTGAGGCCGGCCGCAAGATCGTCGAGATCACCAAACGCCACTACGAGGGCGAGGAAAAAGGTCTGTTGCCGCGCGACATCGCCACCTTTGATGCCTTTGAAAACGCCATGTCGCTAGACATTGCCATGGGCGGGTCGACCAACACAGTGTTGCACCTGCTGGCCATCGCCCATGAGGGCGAGGTTGATTTCACCATGACCGACATGGACCGTCTCAGCCGTCAGGTGCCCTGCCTGTGCAAAGTCGCGCCCAACACTGAAAACGTCCACATGGAAGACATCCACCGCGCGGGCGGTATTTTCTCGATCCTGGGTGAATTGTCGCGCGCAGGATTGCTGCACAATGACGTCTCGACCGTGCACACCAGCACCATGGGCGAGGCGATTGCCAAATGGGACATCAAGGTCGCCAACAACCCCGAGGCCGAAAAGCTGTTCAAGGCGGCGCCCGGCGGCGTGCGGACCACACAAGCCTTCTCGACTGAGAACCGGTTCAAAGAACTGGACACGGACCGCGAAGGCGGCGTTATCCGCTCGAAAGAGCACGCCTTTAGCCAAGATGGCGGCCTGGCGGTGCTGTTCGGCAATATCGCGCTGGACGGCTGCATCGTGAAAACCGCCGGCGTGGATGCCAGCATCCTGCAGTTCACCGGCTCAGCCTATGTCTGCGAAAGCCAGGATCAGGCGGTCAGTGACATCCTGACAGGCAAGGTCAAGGCAGGCGATGTTGTTGTCATCCGCTATGAGGGCCCGCGTGGCGGTCCCGGCATGCAGGAAATGCTGTATCCGACCAGCTATTTGAAATCCAAAGGTCTGGGCAAGGATTGCGCCCTGCTGACCGACGGTCGTTTCTCGGGCGGCACTTCGGGTCTGTCGATCGGTCACGTCTCGCCCGAAGCGGCCGAAGGCGGCACCATTGGTCTGGTGGAACACGGTGATAAGATCGAAATCGACATCCCCAACCGCTCTATCCATCTGGCGGTCAGCGAAGATGTTCTGGCCGAGCGCCGCAAGGTACTGGACGACAACGGCTGGGTTCCAGCCAAGCCACGTAAGCGCAAAGTGTCCACAGCCCTAAAGGCCTATGCCAAACTGGCCACCAGCGCAGCAAAAGGCGCGGTACGCCAGGTCGACTAA
- a CDS encoding ABC transporter ATP-binding protein, producing MAEQDNTQDRLLTIRNLWIEGQSEDTWSPIVKGIDLDLKRGEVLGLIGESGAGKSTVGLAAMGFTRDGCRISDGTVEFDGIDLRNAKPEEQRALLGKRIAYVAQSAAASFNPAHKLIDQYSEGPVVHGVMSRQQAESDATSLYGQMQLPEPGQIGFRYPHQVSGGQLQRAMTAMAMACRPDLIIFDEPTTALDVTTQIEVLAAIRNIVEEFNTAAIYITHDLAVVAQMADRIKVLLKGEEVEEADTRTMLSSPQEDYTKSLWAVRSYARAEHEETDTGTPVVSVSNVTAGYGSTTVLDDVSFDFYQGRTVAVVGESGSGKSTAARVITGLLPPSKGEVLFDGKPMPSDYRSRDRDQLRQVQMIYQMADTALNPKLRLRELIGRPAQMYLGLTGKALDERVRSLLSLIELEPDQYIDRLPSELSGGQKQRIGIARALAAEPKFIICDEVTSALDQLVAEGILRLLDNLQTEFNLGYMFITHDLATVRAIADDVVVMQQGKVVEQGRKAAMFQPPHHPYTELLLSSVPEMDPDWLSQLLEARAAAN from the coding sequence ATGGCAGAGCAAGACAACACACAAGATCGCCTGCTGACCATCCGCAATCTGTGGATCGAAGGGCAAAGCGAAGACACCTGGTCGCCGATTGTCAAAGGCATCGACCTTGACCTGAAACGGGGCGAGGTTCTGGGCCTGATCGGTGAATCCGGGGCTGGTAAGTCCACCGTTGGACTGGCGGCTATGGGCTTTACCCGCGATGGTTGCCGGATCAGTGACGGTACTGTCGAATTCGACGGTATCGACCTGCGAAATGCCAAACCGGAGGAACAGCGCGCCTTGCTGGGCAAGCGTATTGCCTATGTGGCACAATCAGCGGCGGCCAGTTTCAACCCGGCTCATAAGCTGATTGATCAATACAGCGAAGGTCCAGTGGTACACGGGGTGATGTCGCGGCAACAGGCCGAGTCTGACGCGACGAGCCTGTACGGGCAGATGCAATTGCCTGAACCGGGGCAAATCGGCTTTCGCTATCCGCATCAGGTCTCGGGCGGGCAGCTGCAACGCGCCATGACGGCGATGGCGATGGCCTGTCGTCCTGATCTGATCATTTTTGATGAACCCACCACAGCGCTGGATGTGACCACCCAGATCGAGGTCTTGGCGGCGATCCGCAATATCGTGGAAGAGTTCAACACGGCCGCCATCTACATCACCCATGACCTTGCGGTGGTGGCGCAGATGGCCGACCGCATCAAGGTGCTGCTAAAGGGCGAAGAGGTCGAAGAGGCCGATACCCGGACCATGCTGTCCAGCCCGCAAGAGGATTACACCAAGTCGTTATGGGCGGTGCGAAGCTATGCCCGCGCAGAACACGAAGAGACCGACACCGGTACTCCGGTTGTTTCGGTCAGCAATGTGACCGCCGGGTATGGGTCAACAACGGTGCTGGATGATGTGAGCTTTGATTTCTATCAGGGCCGCACCGTTGCCGTGGTTGGAGAAAGTGGATCGGGTAAATCTACAGCAGCGCGGGTGATCACCGGTTTGCTGCCTCCCAGCAAGGGCGAGGTGCTGTTTGATGGCAAGCCGATGCCTTCGGATTACCGATCCCGTGATCGGGATCAGCTGCGCCAGGTGCAGATGATCTATCAGATGGCAGATACCGCACTGAACCCCAAGCTGCGCCTGCGCGAGCTGATTGGGCGTCCGGCGCAGATGTATCTGGGTCTAACGGGCAAGGCACTGGACGAAAGGGTGCGCAGCCTGCTGTCTCTGATCGAGCTGGAGCCGGATCAGTATATTGACCGCCTGCCGTCTGAACTGTCCGGCGGCCAGAAGCAGCGGATCGGTATTGCCCGAGCGTTGGCCGCAGAGCCCAAGTTCATTATCTGCGACGAGGTCACCTCGGCCTTGGATCAGCTGGTGGCCGAAGGCATCTTGCGGCTGCTGGACAACCTGCAGACCGAGTTCAATCTGGGCTATATGTTCATCACCCACGATCTGGCCACGGTTCGGGCCATCGCCGATGACGTGGTGGTGATGCAGCAGGGCAAAGTGGTGGAGCAGGGCCGCAAGGCCGCGATGTTCCAACCGCCGCACCACCCCTATACGGAACTGTTGCTTAGCTCGGTGCCGGAAATGGACCCGGACTGGCTGTCTCAATTGCTCGAGGCGCGGGCAGCAGCAAACTGA
- a CDS encoding ABC transporter permease: MSIITTLFWFAVAVIGAMALGWLFRAFVVAVSPQRHAQEMRKAPLTASFGLLVILIYVLVAALAPVIAPFGESEVVGGEFLPWDSTYLLGTDNLGRDMLTRMIYGARNTVGIAFIITALAFFGGTVLGLFAAVVGGWLDQGLSRFVDVLMAIPSLIFSLLLLTIFGTSVLSLVLVIATVDATRVFRLARSVAQGIVVMDYIEAARLRGEGKWWLITREILPNAMAPLVAEFGLRFCFVFLAISGLSFLGLGIQPPTADWGGMVRDNATLITFGDLTPFLPAGAIALLTVAVNFVVDWQLHRSSGLKE, translated from the coding sequence ATGAGTATTATAACGACACTATTCTGGTTCGCCGTCGCTGTGATTGGCGCTATGGCGTTGGGCTGGTTGTTTCGGGCCTTTGTTGTGGCGGTATCCCCGCAGCGGCACGCGCAAGAGATGCGCAAGGCACCACTGACGGCCAGCTTTGGCCTGCTGGTCATTCTGATCTATGTACTGGTCGCCGCGCTGGCACCGGTCATCGCCCCATTTGGCGAAAGCGAAGTGGTAGGGGGCGAGTTCCTGCCCTGGGATTCGACCTATTTGTTGGGCACCGACAATCTGGGCCGCGATATGCTGACCCGAATGATCTACGGAGCCCGCAATACGGTTGGCATCGCGTTTATTATTACCGCACTGGCGTTTTTTGGCGGCACCGTTTTGGGACTGTTTGCGGCCGTGGTCGGTGGCTGGCTAGATCAAGGGCTTAGCCGGTTTGTCGATGTGCTGATGGCGATTCCGTCGCTGATCTTTTCGCTGTTGCTTCTGACCATCTTTGGCACCTCGGTGCTGTCGCTGGTGCTGGTGATTGCCACCGTCGATGCCACACGGGTTTTCCGCCTGGCACGGTCTGTGGCGCAGGGCATTGTGGTGATGGATTACATCGAGGCCGCGCGTCTGCGTGGCGAAGGCAAATGGTGGCTGATCACCCGCGAGATCCTGCCCAATGCGATGGCGCCACTGGTGGCCGAATTCGGCTTGCGGTTCTGTTTTGTGTTCCTGGCAATCTCGGGCCTGTCGTTCCTTGGCCTGGGCATTCAGCCGCCCACCGCCGACTGGGGTGGCATGGTGCGTGACAACGCAACACTGATCACCTTTGGCGACCTTACACCGTTCTTGCCGGCTGGTGCGATTGCGCTGCTGACCGTCGCGGTCAACTTTGTTGTCGACTGGCAGTTACATAGATCCAGCGGATTGAAGGAATAG